In Apium graveolens cultivar Ventura chromosome 10, ASM990537v1, whole genome shotgun sequence, the following are encoded in one genomic region:
- the LOC141692338 gene encoding uncharacterized protein LOC141692338 isoform X2 codes for MAATTVAAASSMASLRNVDHPLFSSKFRFGRIFPAAKYAPRFLAMAPQKKVNKYDKNWSKQWFGAGLFYEGSEQVEVDVFKKLEKQKVLSNVEKAGLLSKAEELGVTLSSIEKLGLLSKAEDLGLLSLVETFAGASPAALASAALPAFALAILAIVLIPDDSTALVVLQDVAAASLGVGAVGLFVGSLVLEGLQEAD; via the exons ATGGCTGCAACAACAGTGGCAGCTGCCTCTTCAATGGCTTCTCTTAGAAATGTAGACCACCCTTTGTTTTCTTCCAAGTTTCGATTTGGTCGCATTTTTCCCGCAGCCAAATACGCCCCAAGATTTCTTGCCATGGCACCTCAAAAGAAG GTAAACAAATACGATAAGAACTGGAGCAAACAATGGTTTGGTGCAGGACTTTTTTATGAAGGTAGTGAACAAGTTGAAGTGGATGTCTTCAAGAAACTAGAGAAGCAGAAAGTCCTCAGCAACGTTGAGAAGGCAGGTCTACTGTCAAAAGCTGAGGAACTAGGAGTCACTCTATCATCTATTGAGAAGTTGGGATTGCTTTCTAAAGCCGAGGACCTTGGGCTGCTGAGTTTGGTGGAAACGTTTGCAGGCGCATCACCTGCAGCCTTGGCCTCAGCTGCGCTGCCAGCTTTTGCATTGGCCATTCTTGCCATTGTATTGATTCCAGATGATTCTACTGCTCTTGTAGTTTTACAGGATGTCGCAGCAGCATCTCTTGGAGTTGGGGCAGTTGGATTGTTTGTTGGGTCATTGGTTTTAGAAGGATTGCAAGAGGCAGATTAA
- the LOC141692338 gene encoding uncharacterized protein LOC141692338 isoform X1: MAATTVAAASSMASLRNVDHPLFSSKFRFGRIFPAAKYAPRFLAMAPQKKFTNAALLRGLCILNFQCSSACCILSTLVQVNKYDKNWSKQWFGAGLFYEGSEQVEVDVFKKLEKQKVLSNVEKAGLLSKAEELGVTLSSIEKLGLLSKAEDLGLLSLVETFAGASPAALASAALPAFALAILAIVLIPDDSTALVVLQDVAAASLGVGAVGLFVGSLVLEGLQEAD, encoded by the exons ATGGCTGCAACAACAGTGGCAGCTGCCTCTTCAATGGCTTCTCTTAGAAATGTAGACCACCCTTTGTTTTCTTCCAAGTTTCGATTTGGTCGCATTTTTCCCGCAGCCAAATACGCCCCAAGATTTCTTGCCATGGCACCTCAAAAGAAG TTTACCAATGCGGCATTACTCAGGGGGCTATGTATCTTGAATTTCCAATGCTCAAGTGCTTGTTGTATTTTATCCACACTGGTGCAGGTAAACAAATACGATAAGAACTGGAGCAAACAATGGTTTGGTGCAGGACTTTTTTATGAAGGTAGTGAACAAGTTGAAGTGGATGTCTTCAAGAAACTAGAGAAGCAGAAAGTCCTCAGCAACGTTGAGAAGGCAGGTCTACTGTCAAAAGCTGAGGAACTAGGAGTCACTCTATCATCTATTGAGAAGTTGGGATTGCTTTCTAAAGCCGAGGACCTTGGGCTGCTGAGTTTGGTGGAAACGTTTGCAGGCGCATCACCTGCAGCCTTGGCCTCAGCTGCGCTGCCAGCTTTTGCATTGGCCATTCTTGCCATTGTATTGATTCCAGATGATTCTACTGCTCTTGTAGTTTTACAGGATGTCGCAGCAGCATCTCTTGGAGTTGGGGCAGTTGGATTGTTTGTTGGGTCATTGGTTTTAGAAGGATTGCAAGAGGCAGATTAA